From a single Papaver somniferum cultivar HN1 unplaced genomic scaffold, ASM357369v1 unplaced-scaffold_19, whole genome shotgun sequence genomic region:
- the LOC113338760 gene encoding kinesin-like protein KIN-5C produces MSARHEKEKGVNVQVLLRCRPFSDDELRNNAPQVVTCNEHMREVSVSQNIAGKQIDRVFTFDKVFGPTAQQRELYDQAVVPIVNEVLEGFNCTIFAYGQTGTGKTFTMEGECRKSKSGPRGQLPSEAGVIPRAVKQIFDTLEGQNAEYSVKVTFLELYNEEITDLLTPEELTKVTLEEKQKKQLALMEDGKGGVLVRGLEEEIVTSANEIFTLLERGSAKRRTAETLLNKQSSRSHSLFSITIHIKESTPEGEELIKCGKLNLVDLAGSENISRSGAREGRAREAGEINKSLLTLGRVISALVEHLGHVPYRDSKLTRLLRDSLGGRTKTCIIATVSPAVHCLEETLSTLDYAHRAKNIRNKPEVNQKMTKQTLIKDLYGEIDRLKAEVYAAREKNGVYVPKDRYYKEETERKAMADQIEQMGITLETHQKQMEELQEKYDGQVQQSSDLSCKLEVSEDNLNETSNLLVNTKEELKKSQYALKERDYIIAEQRKAENALTHQACLLRSDLEKALKDNALLFSKLVREDKLNAKNRLVVNNFQADLTSKIGSLCNTVTTSMSQQDEHLQCVERLCTTFLDFHEKSVSALREKVETSRATYISHVEAVQNVVRLHVAGSNAGLEEITSLSSANASSIKQFLSAESKEANSIFGDLQSVISSHQGEMALFAKELRERFHASIDRTNETSTFILGLLNKLGEESHRLETHEKQFHNLQENSIAEFQKVYEEQSKLEAQKLVADMTSLVSEHIRRQKELVDGRLVGLRGSTVENKAYVDEYTSSMAGITKDAKRKWEEFSKQAENDAKDGADFTAAKHCRMELLHQQSTSTVEAASKHHKQMLDSVNEMGGKHVSAVELYIRNAAESNNQHAVEIDSARTAAEEVVKQNSEDILRHFESTSEQEKQSIAGIRAVVDSSADTLQKFRSDHSGKATEIDGQAQNIQHQYLDYEPSGTTPTKSEVEVPSKVKIEELRAMPMESLVEDYREKHLYEALSSSPSTEQKLSSADQIMPRSPLTQLN; encoded by the exons ATGTCGGCTCGGCATGAGAAGGAGAAAGGAGTAAATGTTCAAGTTCTTCTTCGGTGCAG GCCATTTAGTGATGATGAATTACGGAATAATGCACCGCAAGTCGTGACATGCAATGAGCATATGAGAGAAGTTTCTGTTTCTCAAAATATTGCTGGGAAACAGATTGATAGGGTTTTTACTTTTGATAAG GTTTTTGGTCCTACAGCGCAGCAAAGGGAGTTGTATGATCAAGCTGTTGTTCCTATCGTAAATGAAGTACTGGAAGGATTCAATTGCACAATATTTGCCTATGGGCAAACTGGTACAGGAAAAACATTCACGATGGAAGGTGAATGTAGAAAATCCAAG AGTGGGCCTAGGGGACAGTTGCCTTCTGAAGCAGGTGTCATTCCTAGAGCCGTCAAACAAATATTTGACACCTTAGAGGGCCAAAATGCGGAGTACAGCGTTAAAGTCACTTTTTTGGAGTTGTATAATGAAGAAATCACAGATTTACTTACTCCGGAAGAATTGACGAAAGTTACTTTGGAGGAGAAGCAGAAAAAGCAATTGGCTTTAATGGAGGATGGAAAAGGTGGTGTTCTCGTACGAGGCCTGGAGGAGGAAATAGTAACAAGTGCAAATGAGATATTTACTTTGCTTGAAAGGGGGTCGGCAAAACGTAGAACTGCAGAGACTTTGTTAAACAAACAATCTAG CCGGTCCCATTCGTTGTTCTCCATTACAATCCACATAAAAGAGTCTACTCCAGAAGGTGAAGAGCTTATCAAATGTGGGAAGCTTAATTTGGTAGATTTAGCCGGGTCAGAGAACATTTCACGATCTGGTGCGAGAGAG GGTCGTGCAAGAGAAGCCGGCGAGATTAACAAAAGTCTACTTACTTTGGGCCGTGTCATAAGTGCGTTAGTAGAACATCTCGGACATGTTCCCTACAG AGATAGCAAGCTTACTCGGTTACTCCGAGATTCATTGGGTGGAAGAACCAAAACGTGCATTATAGCTACAGTGTCTCCAGCTGTTCACTGCCTTGAAGAAACCTTAAGTACTTTGGATTATGCTCATAGGGCAAAGAATATCAGAAATAAGCCAGAG GTCAACCAAAAGATGACTAAACAAACTCTTATCAAGGACCTTTATGGAGAAATTGATCGACTTAAAGCAG AGGTATATGCTGCACGTGAGAAGAATGGAGTTTACGTCCCAAAGGACCGTTACTACAAAGAGGAGACCGAAAGGAAG GCAATGGCTGATCAGATTGAGCAGATGGGAATCACACTTGAAACACATCAGAAA CAAATGGAAGAGTTGCAAGAAAAGTATGATGGTCAGGTCCAGCAGTCTTCTGATCTAAGCTGTAAACTTGAAGTTTCAGAG GATAATTTGAATGAAACCAGCAATTTACTGGTTAACACGAAGGAAGAACTGAAGAAATCTCAGTATGCTTTGAAGGAAAGAGATTACATTATAGCTGAACAGAGAAAAGCAG AAAATGCTTTGACTCATCAGGCATGTCTTCTGCGGTCTGACTTGGAGAAAGCACTCAAGGATAATGCCTTGTTATTCTCAAAATTAG TTAGAGAAGACAAGCTAAATGCTAAAAACAGGCTAGTGGTCAACAACTTTCAGGCAGATCTTACATCAAAGATTGGTTCGCTTTGTAACACAGTCACTACGTCTATGTCTCAACAAGATGAACATCTTCAATGTGTTGAGAGACTATGCACTACGTTCTTGGATTTCCATGAGAAG TCCGTATCAGCTCTAAGAGAGAAAGTTGAGACTTCAAGGGCTACTTACATTTCTCATGTAGAAGCTGTACAAAATGTGGTACGCTTGCATGTGGCTGGTAGTAATGCTGGTTTGGAGGAGATTACTTCCTTGTCATCTGCCAATGCCAGTTCCATAAAACAA TTTCTTAGTGCAGAATCCAAAGAAGCGAATTCTATATTTGGTGATCTTCAAAGTGTTATTTCAAGTCACCAGGGAGAGATGGCTCTTTTTGCAAAGGAATTGCGCGAG AGATTCCATGCCAGCATTGACCGAACAAATGAGACATCAACTTTCATTCTTGGGCTTCTCAATAAGCTTGGAGAAGAATCACACAGGCTAGAAACCCATGAGAAGCAATTTCATAATCTTCAGGAGAACAGCATAGCTGAATTTCAGAAAGTTTATGAG GAACAATCGAAGTTGGAAGCCCAGAAGCTTGTGGCTGATATGACCAGCTTAGTTTCGGAACACATACGCCGTCAAAAGGAGCTT GTTGATGGGAGACTTGTTGGTTTGAGAGGTAGTACTGTTGAAAATAAGGCATATGTGGATGAATACACCTCGTCAATGGCGGGAATCACCAAGGATGCCAAAAGAAAATGGGAGGAGTTCTCCAAGCAAGCAGAGAATGATGCCAAGGATGGTGCTGATTTTACTGCTGCAAAACATTGTCGCATGGagttacttcatcaacaaag TACTAGCACTGTCGAAGCTGCTTCTAAGCACCATAAGCAGATGCTTGATTCTGTGAACGAGATGGGCGGTAAACATGTTTCAGCAGTTGAGTTATATATCAG AAATGCCGCTGAGAGTAATAATCAACATGCTGTTGAGATTGATTCTGCACGAACTGCGGCAGAAGAAGTTGTTAAACAGAACAGTGAAGATATTCTTCGGCATTTTGAAA GCACGTCAGAACAAGAGAAACAGTCGATTGCCGGAATCAGGGCAGTTGTTGATTCCTCAGCTGATACTCTCCAAAAGTTCAGAAGTGATCATTCAGGCAAGGCTACAGAGATTGACGGACAAGCTCAGAATATTCAGCATCAGTACCTG GATTATGAACCAAGTGGGACAACTCCAACGAAATCCGAAGTCGAAGTACCGAGCAAGGTCAAGATTGAGGAACTAAGAGCGATGCCAATGGAATCTCTGGTTGAAGATTACAGGGAAAAGCACCTATACGAAGCTTTGTCATCATCACCATCAACTGAACAAAAACTCTCTTCTGCTGATCAAATAATGCCACGGTCACCTCTCACTCAATTAAACTGA